CCCTTGAGACCGTTTTCTTTAAGATACTCCTTAGGTAATTGATGGGTGAAATTATGAACTGCATTAAAAGAAAGTTGCAGAAAAAATTTATTGCCTTTGTTCTGCTCAATATATTCACATGCTTTTGTTCCAAACAGTTGGGTGGAGAAAGCAAAAGTATCCAGTTTGCTTGTATTCTCCCAAAGGGCTCCCTGTCTCAGGCTTTGCCCCCAGCTTTCATTTTCTTCTTTTACTTTCAGGAATTTGGATTCTCTTTCATCATTATGGTTAAGATAATGCTTTCTTGGAGATGTGTGCCCAAAATAATAATCGAAACCATGATTTAACGGGAAGCTTCGGTGCGTTGTATCAGAATCATGACTACCATAATGCACTTTCCCTATGTAGGCTGTGTTATATCCATTTGGTTTGAGCAATTCAGGAATTGTTGCGAAAGTTGAATCACCAATTCCAGGTCCACCATACCATTTAGTTCCCCAGCGTTGCTGGTAACATCCGGTTAGTAATCCTCCTCTGGATGGACTACTAATAGGCGAACTTGCATAAGCATTAGTAAATCTCACTCCACTTTTACTAAGCCTGTCAATATTTGGTGTGGAAACGTCATCTGTTAAACCTGCACATGAAAGATCTGCATAACCCTGATCATCAACAACAATTAATAAAACATTTGGAGTATCTGAAGATTCCTTATTTATTTTTATATCATCATTACATCCTCCAATTATGAATGCAGACCCAACACCAGCAACTTTAACAAAACTTTTAAGATTTTTCATTCCAATTATTTAGGATACACAAACCTATATTACTTAGTAATTTAGTAATAGTCTCATAAATTATAAAGATGTAAAGATGAGAAAATATTGAAAATAATCACTACTCAATTTTGAGCCAAACTTTGGAAGACAAACCGAAAATTCCTCCATCCTTCAAAAATTCGATAAATGAAAATTGTATAAGAAAAATCCTATCCAAAATTTCGGCTGACTTGGGTTTAATTCAACAAAAAACAAAAAACTTCTTAGCCCGGCTCAGCAGTTTTACGCTTTTTTTTATATTCTTAAGTATTAGTGGTGGTGGTTGAAAACTTAATTATTCCTCAATATAATGAAGTAA
The Bacteroidota bacterium genome window above contains:
- a CDS encoding sulfatase-like hydrolase/transferase, with protein sequence MKNLKSFVKVAGVGSAFIIGGCNDDIKINKESSDTPNVLLIVVDDQGYADLSCAGLTDDVSTPNIDRLSKSGVRFTNAYASSPISSPSRGGLLTGCYQQRWGTKWYGGPGIGDSTFATIPELLKPNGYNTAYIGKVHYGSHDSDTTHRSFPLNHGFDYYFGHTSPRKHYLNHNDERESKFLKVKEENESWGQSLRQGALWENTSKLDTFAFSTQLFGTKACEYIEQNKGNKFFLQLSFNAVHNFTHQLPKEYLKENGLKGYHDWDPSMEGYYEWYQKGRKPNNPEGREHYLGQLYYLDKEIGRVMDCLESNDILKNTIVFYVSDNGGSTPIYANNYPLRGSKYLLYEGGIRVPMIISYTGVVKENQVLDNIVSGMDILPTICMATDLNIPSNINGISLLDLVSGKEVETAHDTLYWFTGHEYAVRAGKWKLFVSTDDRNAKYEMVEVELGEFLFDLETDPGETTNLANDYPEVFEQLKHSFKYWKESLK